One genomic segment of Helicobacter enhydrae includes these proteins:
- a CDS encoding DUF7768 domain-containing protein: protein MEEPKLICYVASPVKNILELENYTPKAWQRVMDMAESGCREVKERGYIPLSPVLLFAKVYCEEKQREEALKDGLALLAKCHCFYEVKSAYKSEGVAKEREVAIDLGLALLN from the coding sequence ATGGAAGAACCTAAGTTGATTTGCTATGTGGCAAGTCCGGTGAAAAATATCCTAGAGCTAGAAAACTACACGCCCAAAGCTTGGCAAAGAGTGATGGATATGGCAGAGAGTGGGTGCAGAGAGGTGAAAGAGAGGGGCTATATCCCCCTTTCTCCTGTGCTGCTTTTTGCAAAAGTGTATTGCGAGGAGAAGCAGAGAGAGGAAGCACTCAAAGATGGGTTGGCACTTCTTGCTAAGTGTCATTGCTTCTATGAAGTCAAGAGTGCTTATAAGAGTGAGGGGGTGGCAAAAGAAAGAGAAGTGGCGATTGATTTGGGGCTTGCCCTACTAAACTAA
- a CDS encoding AAA family ATPase produces the protein MEAIELSQVRADLEAFMSRENVSQASLSRALGVSASAISLFVKDKYTGKSEELAEKIKLYIANFSKREQKVETKLYESKDKRMSDFVISEAIENREIAIITGEAGSGKSSIAKEWSKSHPNVVLIEATLHTTASVLLKELCVRFGVNGGSNLHESVSNIAKYLKSADVVLMIDEAEHLPLRALEDLRRIWDFSGVPLVLFGTEILVRNLVGKNGELRQLYSRIGGKYKMKGLDKKECKEVFCEEIYPYTLGNFRASSKLYKRARRLAELHSEPLSEEIIKNAVNMVIL, from the coding sequence ATGGAAGCGATAGAACTATCTCAAGTGAGAGCCGACTTAGAAGCTTTTATGAGCAGAGAAAATGTGTCTCAAGCCTCTTTAAGTCGTGCTCTGGGTGTCAGTGCAAGTGCGATTTCACTTTTTGTGAAAGACAAATACACTGGAAAAAGTGAGGAGCTTGCAGAAAAAATCAAGCTCTACATTGCCAATTTTAGCAAAAGAGAGCAAAAGGTGGAAACAAAGCTCTATGAGAGCAAGGATAAAAGAATGAGTGATTTTGTGATTTCTGAGGCGATTGAGAATAGAGAGATCGCCATCATCACAGGAGAAGCTGGGAGTGGGAAAAGCAGTATCGCCAAAGAGTGGAGCAAAAGCCACCCCAATGTCGTGCTCATCGAAGCCACACTGCATACTACTGCAAGTGTGTTGCTCAAAGAGCTATGCGTCAGATTTGGAGTTAATGGAGGCTCTAATCTGCACGAGAGTGTTAGCAATATCGCTAAATACCTAAAGAGTGCTGATGTGGTGCTGATGATTGATGAGGCGGAGCATCTGCCCCTAAGAGCATTGGAAGATCTACGCAGGATTTGGGATTTTAGCGGTGTGCCTTTGGTGCTGTTTGGGACTGAGATCTTAGTAAGGAATCTAGTGGGAAAAAATGGAGAGTTGCGTCAGCTCTATAGTCGGATCGGAGGAAAATACAAGATGAAGGGGCTAGATAAGAAGGAATGCAAAGAGGTGTTCTGTGAGGAAATCTATCCCTACACTCTGGGGAATTTCAGAGCAAGCTCCAAACTCTACAAAAGAGCTAGGAGACTAGCAGAGCTTCATAGTGAGCCACTGAGTGAAGAAATCATCAAGAATGCTGTGAATATGGTGATTTTATGA
- a CDS encoding DDE-type integrase/transposase/recombinase, producing the protein MAWVSSREFLTLKNFCIEKDKNVLHQKVTRAKVKQKRVVRFGEYFFIFSYTQGIGRGGRVLRIWDEPFSSEEEAQSFYEREVLGGALEMSAKNKDHLSGSASNGGLLSGGGGSAGGSVGAGLGGGGSAGGSALLSGGSALLGVEGIKPSVYDRSYLLALEKQRVVQEWNRAKKEKMRAKDFIYALNAKGEYSFELSENKLFAWLRAYKQGGLEALRDTRGKNRNGENKIKELECEELVVSLIKASKGGVNLNSMHRALHILLHREGKFDFEVFNSRRGEAVSYSVLRRFVQEWLRKHPMSKKLIEKGSDSVVSSFAPAVGEARRGITLNEIVEIDGSSLDLIIDAREYAEMLGVSVEGEWQKRFTLIQLIDTYSKVRSFFICESENKLGVARAIAKYISKFGKPKIIRGDNGRAFVSQDVQACLENLGIEYERTPAYSGWCKPFVEKSFGTLQNHLMEWMKGYIGHSVSQRQAIEFFFDRKERRLKRGHKTHLENLHLLSELNVILDDYVEAVLLNSYDEALGVSPREAFESKRNEARAIHEYELSAKLLPAMKRSVGKEGVSVGGYKWVHPKMFEHSSIYITQNINNLYQSFVFDLEMNFLGEAVIKDGNDPLVAEMAQSAKREHQKRLRAIKKGVEASRKEVEEGFLEGVRKIKEGATRIEPPKLKPLNSVMEREVKLKEASEGGELEKYTLSKNLQKSKKDYSWEACVLNKA; encoded by the coding sequence ATGGCTTGGGTGAGTAGTAGGGAGTTTCTGACTTTAAAAAATTTTTGCATAGAAAAGGACAAAAATGTCCTTCATCAAAAAGTGACTCGTGCAAAAGTAAAGCAAAAAAGAGTAGTTCGTTTTGGTGAATATTTTTTTATTTTCTCCTACACCCAAGGTATTGGGCGTGGTGGTAGGGTCCTTAGAATCTGGGATGAGCCATTCTCTAGTGAAGAGGAAGCCCAAAGCTTCTATGAAAGAGAGGTGCTGGGTGGGGCATTGGAGATGAGTGCAAAGAATAAAGATCATTTGAGTGGCTCTGCTAGCAATGGAGGTCTTTTGAGTGGTGGGGGTGGCTCTGCTGGTGGCTCTGTTGGGGCTGGTTTGGGTGGGGGTGGCTCTGCTGGGGGTTCTGCTCTTTTGAGTGGTGGCTCTGCTCTTTTGGGTGTGGAGGGGATCAAGCCTAGTGTCTATGATCGCTCTTATCTGCTCGCTTTGGAGAAACAAAGGGTGGTGCAAGAATGGAATAGAGCCAAAAAAGAGAAAATGAGGGCAAAAGATTTCATCTATGCTCTCAATGCCAAAGGGGAATATAGCTTTGAGCTAAGTGAAAACAAGCTTTTTGCTTGGCTAAGGGCTTATAAACAAGGAGGGCTGGAGGCTCTGAGAGATACAAGGGGGAAAAATCGCAATGGGGAGAATAAAATCAAGGAGCTAGAGTGTGAGGAGCTAGTGGTCTCCCTCATCAAAGCAAGTAAGGGGGGAGTGAATCTCAATAGTATGCACAGGGCATTGCATATCTTGCTGCACAGAGAGGGGAAGTTTGATTTTGAGGTGTTTAACTCTAGGAGGGGGGAGGCTGTGAGCTATAGCGTGTTGCGACGCTTCGTGCAGGAATGGCTAAGAAAGCATCCAATGAGCAAAAAACTCATCGAAAAAGGAAGTGATAGCGTGGTCTCAAGTTTCGCTCCTGCTGTGGGTGAGGCTAGAAGGGGCATCACTCTCAATGAAATCGTAGAGATTGATGGGAGCAGTCTAGATCTCATCATCGATGCAAGAGAGTATGCAGAAATGCTGGGGGTGAGTGTGGAGGGAGAGTGGCAGAAGAGATTCACTCTCATCCAACTTATCGATACTTACTCTAAAGTGAGGAGTTTTTTCATCTGTGAGAGTGAGAATAAGCTAGGGGTGGCAAGAGCTATCGCAAAATATATCAGCAAGTTTGGCAAACCCAAAATCATCCGTGGGGATAATGGGAGGGCGTTTGTGAGTCAAGATGTGCAGGCGTGTCTAGAAAATCTGGGGATAGAATATGAGAGAACTCCTGCTTATAGTGGGTGGTGCAAGCCTTTTGTGGAAAAGAGCTTTGGGACATTGCAAAACCATCTAATGGAATGGATGAAGGGGTATATCGGGCATTCTGTCAGTCAGAGGCAGGCGATCGAGTTTTTCTTTGATCGTAAGGAGAGGAGGCTAAAGAGGGGGCATAAGACACATCTAGAAAATCTGCATTTGCTTAGTGAGCTTAATGTGATTTTGGATGATTATGTCGAGGCGGTGCTGCTCAACTCTTATGATGAGGCTCTGGGGGTGTCTCCAAGAGAGGCATTTGAAAGCAAAAGGAATGAAGCTAGGGCAATCCACGAATACGAGCTCTCTGCCAAACTGCTGCCTGCGATGAAAAGAAGTGTGGGCAAAGAGGGAGTGAGCGTGGGTGGGTATAAGTGGGTGCATCCTAAGATGTTTGAGCATTCCTCTATCTATATCACACAGAATATCAATAATCTATATCAGAGCTTTGTGTTTGATTTGGAGATGAATTTTTTGGGGGAGGCGGTCATCAAAGATGGGAATGATCCATTGGTGGCAGAAATGGCACAGAGTGCCAAAAGAGAACATCAGAAACGCTTGAGGGCAATCAAGAAGGGAGTGGAGGCTTCACGCAAGGAGGTGGAGGAAGGATTTTTGGAGGGTGTGAGGAAAATCAAGGAGGGGGCTACAAGAATAGAACCCCCCAAACTCAAGCCCCTCAACTCTGTAATGGAGAGAGAAGTCAAGCTCAAGGAAGCAAGTGAGGGGGGAGAACTTGAGAAATACACTCTTTCAAAAAACCTCCAAAAGAGCAAAAAAGACTATAGCTGGGAGGCTTGTGTTCTCAATAAGGCTTAA
- a CDS encoding XRE family transcriptional regulator — MVYFGKKIAEMRIAKGKTQQELANFLGVDVKKIGRIERGETRSIKNNDLQKIALFFNVSLDFLIDQNVSKLSVSQEKNVSKLSVSQEKNVHKLSISQENNVHKLSISQKVPQNECVSECVSPSSDPNSYYNIPKLTLHAQAGGGNELLDLCCYESGETLTIDKAFFKSIPQHKLKAIKVEGYSMIPMLYPDSWVIFEESREFKGDGLYIINYANQLMVKLLQLDPARNILDIISANKDYKSYSISESQIEFIVIGKVLRCII; from the coding sequence ATGGTTTATTTTGGAAAAAAGATTGCGGAGATGCGTATTGCAAAGGGAAAAACACAACAAGAGCTGGCAAATTTTTTAGGAGTCGATGTTAAAAAAATCGGAAGGATAGAAAGAGGCGAAACACGATCTATCAAGAACAATGATTTGCAAAAGATTGCTCTTTTTTTTAATGTTTCATTAGATTTCTTAATAGATCAAAATGTCAGTAAGTTGTCAGTTAGTCAAGAAAAAAATGTCAGTAAGTTGTCAGTTAGTCAAGAAAAAAATGTCCATAAGTTGTCCATAAGTCAAGAAAACAATGTCCATAAGTTGTCCATAAGTCAAAAAGTCCCTCAAAATGAGTGCGTAAGTGAGTGCGTTAGTCCCTCCAGCGATCCAAACTCCTACTACAATATCCCCAAGCTCACCCTCCACGCCCAAGCAGGAGGAGGAAACGAACTCCTAGATCTATGCTGCTATGAGAGTGGAGAAACACTCACCATCGACAAAGCCTTTTTCAAATCCATTCCCCAGCACAAGCTCAAAGCCATCAAAGTAGAGGGCTACTCAATGATTCCTATGCTCTATCCTGATAGTTGGGTGATTTTTGAGGAAAGCAGGGAATTCAAAGGAGATGGGCTCTACATCATCAACTACGCCAATCAATTGATGGTGAAGCTCCTCCAACTTGACCCAGCACGCAATATTTTAGACATCATCTCTGCAAACAAGGACTACAAAAGCTACTCCATCTCAGAATCCCAGATCGAGTTCATTGTCATTGGTAAGGTTTTAAGATGTATCATCTAA
- a CDS encoding toxin C-terminal domain-containing protein, giving the protein MATSDDSPKTQNTPYSNKGNGGSANGGNKGDGDKKDEDRFKREGKIQKDEAEKIAKELGYQKTNRKSHGETIYQHTKKRSVITRDTDSHSGGAWKEAKTADDLTPTRRNGTFNKDLTERIGK; this is encoded by the coding sequence ATGGCAACAAGTGATGATAGCCCTAAAACACAAAATACCCCCTATTCAAATAAAGGGAATGGTGGTAGTGCCAATGGTGGGAATAAGGGAGATGGAGATAAGAAGGATGAAGATCGATTTAAAAGAGAGGGAAAAATTCAAAAAGATGAGGCTGAGAAAATTGCAAAAGAATTGGGTTATCAAAAAACCAATAGAAAATCTCATGGAGAGACAATTTATCAACATACCAAAAAACGAAGTGTTATCACAAGAGACACAGATTCTCATTCTGGGGGTGCATGGAAGGAGGCAAAAACGGCGGATGATCTAACGCCAACTAGACGCAATGGAACCTTTAATAAGGATTTGACAGAAAGGATAGGAAAATGA
- a CDS encoding Imm41 family immunity protein translates to MNIPYDVFRNFSNQHFEDFLEDNNFRHCLWDERGWSDEEYWKLEKGVIELIELNVNGKYQKKINAILGKIIEVYFLMQETHGCSIYFNDLNVDNQNGYIGIQERIDRFKSLVLALLFNNTKLIKKSFPYSPNPNNPHKQQKLEFDKNKNLKHLTLVLEAPFSLKNTAYFMAGLGIVFQELSANINYQKSYYYCAIPYQIFLIIHSPSPIKMLSDTAQRTRKELERDCKILQIGQGNQKVCIYKVAHLDATILELYLSNFKHNELFFLRLGDDNSVLHLLLNKMISLDKLIQKQGGAYLCYTNLGERQTLEVKIRK, encoded by the coding sequence ATGAATATTCCCTATGATGTATTTAGAAACTTTTCAAATCAACATTTTGAAGATTTTTTAGAGGACAATAATTTTAGACATTGCTTATGGGATGAGAGAGGATGGAGCGATGAAGAATATTGGAAATTAGAAAAAGGTGTGATTGAGCTTATAGAGCTTAATGTAAATGGCAAATATCAAAAAAAAATCAATGCCATACTTGGAAAAATTATTGAAGTGTATTTTCTTATGCAAGAAACTCATGGCTGCAGCATTTATTTTAACGATTTAAATGTAGATAATCAAAATGGTTATATAGGAATACAAGAACGCATTGATCGATTCAAATCTCTTGTCCTAGCTCTTTTGTTTAACAATACAAAATTAATCAAAAAAAGCTTTCCCTATTCCCCTAATCCAAACAATCCACACAAACAGCAAAAACTAGAGTTTGACAAAAACAAGAACTTAAAACATCTAACACTTGTTCTTGAAGCTCCATTTTCTCTGAAAAATACTGCATATTTTATGGCAGGTTTGGGGATTGTGTTTCAAGAACTCTCTGCCAACATTAACTATCAAAAATCATATTATTATTGTGCAATTCCTTATCAGATTTTTCTTATTATACATTCTCCTTCTCCCATAAAAATGCTGAGCGATACAGCACAAAGAACAAGAAAAGAATTAGAACGCGATTGCAAAATCTTACAGATTGGACAAGGTAATCAAAAGGTTTGTATTTACAAGGTTGCTCATCTTGATGCTACTATCTTAGAACTTTATCTCTCAAATTTTAAACACAATGAATTGTTTTTTCTGCGTCTTGGGGATGATAATTCTGTTTTACATCTCTTGCTAAACAAAATGATTTCTCTTGATAAATTAATCCAAAAACAAGGAGGGGCGTATTTGTGTTATACCAATCTTGGAGAAAGACAAACTCTAGAAGTTAAAATAAGGAAGTGA
- a CDS encoding Imm41 family immunity protein, whose protein sequence is MRKRKLKTKNKINSDLKKLLRLNDDFKYCLWNGGGWSDEEYWKLEKGVIELIELNVNGKYQKKINAILGKIIDYYFAMNPSYIIDFEKLNTQNQSENINQYDRIDRLQFLALALMYNDTNLITENQLPYSPNPNNPHKQQKLEFDKNKNLKHLTLVLEAPFSLKNTAYFMAGLGIVFQELSANINYQKSYYYCAIPYQIFLIIHSPSPIKMLSDTAQRTRKELERDCKILQIGQGNQKVCIYKVAHLDATILELYLSNFKHNELFFLRLGDDNSVLHLLLNKMISLDKLIQKQGGAYLCYTNLGERQTLEVKIRK, encoded by the coding sequence GTGAGAAAAAGAAAATTGAAGACTAAAAACAAAATAAACAGCGATCTAAAAAAACTTCTTAGATTGAATGACGATTTTAAATATTGTCTGTGGAATGGAGGGGGATGGAGCGATGAAGAATATTGGAAATTAGAAAAAGGTGTGATTGAGCTTATAGAGCTTAATGTAAATGGAAAATATCAAAAAAAAATCAATGCCATACTTGGAAAAATTATTGATTATTATTTTGCTATGAATCCATCTTATATTATTGATTTTGAAAAACTCAACACTCAAAATCAAAGCGAAAATATCAATCAATATGATCGAATCGACAGACTGCAATTTCTTGCTCTTGCTCTTATGTATAATGATACAAATCTAATTACTGAAAATCAGCTTCCCTATTCCCCTAATCCAAACAATCCACACAAACAGCAAAAACTAGAGTTTGACAAAAACAAGAACTTAAAACATCTAACACTTGTTCTTGAAGCTCCATTTTCTCTGAAAAATACTGCATATTTTATGGCAGGTTTGGGGATTGTGTTTCAAGAACTCTCTGCCAACATTAACTATCAAAAATCATATTATTATTGTGCAATTCCTTATCAGATTTTTCTTATTATACATTCTCCTTCTCCCATAAAAATGCTGAGCGATACAGCACAAAGAACAAGAAAAGAATTAGAACGCGATTGCAAAATCTTACAGATTGGACAAGGTAATCAAAAGGTTTGTATTTACAAGGTTGCTCATCTTGATGCTACTATCTTAGAACTTTATCTCTCAAATTTTAAACACAATGAATTGTTTTTTCTGCGTCTTGGGGATGATAATTCTGTTTTACATCTCTTGCTAAACAAAATGATTTCTCTTGATAAATTAATCCAAAAACAAGGAGGGGCGTATTTGTGTTATACCAATCTTGGAGAAAGACAAACTCTAGAAGTTAAAATAAGGAAGTGA
- a CDS encoding DUF4279 domain-containing protein, which produces MSIHEKPHYYFEFTLEASGDQALLIELDWISKKLRIKPSESKMMGESFVAFNQTSISKFTRWTKQSKTYRDWDIDMNFEKFVARFQKREKEIIEILDKYKECGLSASICFVPTFYDQNAYKIKIPLHIMRFLSTTKSFFTTDAYFEPNPQLSHLKFRQKPHYYFEFTLEASGDQALLIELDWISKKLRIKPSESKMMGESFVAFNQTSISKFTRWTKQSKTYRDWDIDMNFEKFVARFQKREKEIIEILDKYKECGLSASICFVPTFYGENVYDCGISPKMASWLSSMQTNFRANPKVLTEIV; this is translated from the coding sequence ATGTCTATTCATGAAAAACCCCATTATTACTTTGAATTTACCCTTGAAGCTAGTGGAGATCAAGCACTTTTGATTGAGTTGGATTGGATTAGCAAAAAGCTAAGAATCAAGCCTTCTGAAAGTAAAATGATGGGAGAAAGCTTTGTGGCATTTAATCAAACTAGTATTTCTAAATTTACAAGATGGACTAAACAATCAAAAACATATCGCGATTGGGATATTGATATGAATTTTGAAAAATTTGTTGCAAGATTTCAAAAAAGAGAAAAGGAGATTATTGAGATACTTGACAAATACAAAGAGTGTGGGCTGTCAGCAAGTATTTGCTTTGTGCCTACTTTTTATGATCAAAATGCCTATAAAATAAAAATCCCACTTCATATTATGCGTTTTTTATCTACTACAAAATCGTTTTTTACAACTGACGCCTACTTTGAACCCAATCCTCAATTATCACATCTAAAATTTCGCCAAAAACCCCATTATTACTTTGAATTTACCCTTGAAGCTAGTGGAGATCAAGCACTTTTGATTGAGTTGGATTGGATTAGCAAAAAGCTAAGAATCAAGCCTTCTGAAAGTAAAATGATGGGAGAAAGCTTTGTGGCATTTAATCAAACTAGTATTTCTAAATTTACAAGATGGACTAAACAATCAAAAACATATCGCGATTGGGATATTGATATGAATTTTGAAAAATTTGTTGCAAGATTTCAAAAAAGAGAAAAGGAGATTATTGAGATACTTGACAAATACAAAGAGTGTGGGCTGTCAGCAAGTATTTGCTTTGTGCCTACTTTTTATGGGGAGAATGTTTATGATTGTGGAATCTCCCCCAAAATGGCATCTTGGTTATCAAGTATGCAAACCAATTTTAGAGCTAACCCTAAGGTTTTGACAGAAATTGTATGA